In Nitrobacteraceae bacterium AZCC 1564, the following proteins share a genomic window:
- a CDS encoding hypothetical protein (product_source=Hypo-rule applied; superfamily=161098; transmembrane_helix_parts=Inside_1_6,TMhelix_7_29,Outside_30_32) — MSQKTLFRIYVVVAFVVPFIVAVIAMYPGASH, encoded by the coding sequence ATGAGTCAAAAGACGCTTTTCCGCATCTACGTGGTTGTGGCCTTTGTGGTGCCGTTCATCGTCGCCGTGATCGCCATGTATCCGGGTGCATCGCACTGA
- a CDS encoding hypothetical protein (product_source=Hypo-rule applied; transmembrane_helix_parts=Outside_1_3,TMhelix_4_21,Inside_22_92,TMhelix_93_115,Outside_116_138), which translates to MLRYILAAVAALVLITVSLIPDDAYARRGGGGFRAGGFHGGAMRAGGFHGARGYAGRGYRGGAVRYAGRGGRYAGRGYAYRGAGYYGGRYYRGAGWGAAAGAAAVGAAAAGAYGYNRGGCYTNSYGTWVCPGQPGYGY; encoded by the coding sequence ATGCTTCGATATATTCTCGCTGCCGTGGCAGCGCTCGTCCTCATCACCGTTAGCCTCATTCCCGACGACGCGTATGCCCGGCGTGGCGGCGGTGGTTTCCGCGCCGGCGGATTTCATGGTGGCGCGATGCGTGCCGGCGGTTTCCACGGCGCTAGAGGATATGCTGGGCGTGGATATCGGGGTGGAGCGGTGCGCTATGCTGGCCGAGGTGGACGTTATGCTGGCCGTGGATATGCGTATCGCGGGGCCGGTTATTACGGTGGCCGTTATTACCGCGGAGCGGGTTGGGGCGCAGCAGCCGGTGCGGCGGCCGTCGGTGCGGCGGCGGCAGGAGCCTACGGCTACAACCGCGGCGGCTGCTACACCAACAGCTACGGCACGTGGGTTTGCCCGGGACAACCTGGCTACGGGTATTAG
- a CDS encoding putative membrane protein YeaQ/YmgE (transglycosylase-associated protein family) (product_source=COG2261; cog=COG2261; pfam=PF04226; superfamily=161093; transmembrane_helix_parts=Outside_1_4,TMhelix_5_27,Inside_28_33,TMhelix_34_56,Outside_57_65,TMhelix_66_88,Inside_89_95) → MPTTSQLFVWVVVGLIGGSLAGSLITWKRGGFGLWPNLGLGLVGALIGGFLFRMFNWLPYLNTISISLRDIVSAVAGSLIVLLALWIWRQVAARA, encoded by the coding sequence ATGCCCACCACATCGCAACTGTTCGTCTGGGTTGTCGTCGGGCTGATCGGCGGAAGCCTCGCCGGCAGCTTGATCACATGGAAGCGCGGCGGCTTCGGGCTGTGGCCCAATCTCGGGCTTGGCCTTGTGGGCGCGCTGATCGGCGGCTTTCTGTTCCGCATGTTCAACTGGTTGCCTTACCTCAACACAATCTCGATCTCGCTGCGCGATATCGTCTCCGCCGTTGCCGGATCGTTGATCGTGCTACTTGCGCTGTGGATCTGGCGACAAGTCGCCGCGCGCGCGTGA
- a CDS encoding hypothetical protein (product_source=Hypo-rule applied; pfam=PF06713; superfamily=48350), with protein MWADSTFLEMVVTLFASATTRYILEDDRLVIRRGGFISMEIPYRDVDLVEYIEDNGLFFGPERLFRLSLSRLRVLRITIRRKSGFHYVLINPRDPDNVIKTWYRAKFPDEARAQGAQRPLVGASRVV; from the coding sequence ATGTGGGCGGATTCGACTTTTCTTGAAATGGTTGTGACGCTGTTTGCGTCCGCGACGACGCGCTACATTCTTGAGGATGACCGGCTTGTCATCCGGCGTGGCGGCTTTATCTCAATGGAAATTCCGTATCGCGACGTGGATTTGGTCGAATATATCGAGGACAACGGTTTGTTCTTCGGGCCGGAGCGTTTGTTCCGGCTTTCTCTCTCGAGACTGAGAGTCTTGCGAATAACAATAAGAAGGAAGAGCGGCTTTCACTACGTTCTCATCAATCCGCGTGATCCCGACAACGTCATCAAAACTTGGTACCGGGCAAAGTTTCCGGACGAAGCGCGGGCTCAAGGTGCGCAGCGTCCCCTCGTGGGTGCGTCGCGGGTGGTTTAG
- a CDS encoding hypothetical protein (product_source=Hypo-rule applied; pfam=PF14175), with protein sequence MVIEECQAVANYSAASAWASVQRFHNVAHVTSSIMKLHSVDEKHKENARKQAQQIRYCLMQAREYFGACASVSLATQPTLLYYSIMSLALAEILLKHTGASSLDKARENNRHHGLVFENQAGRRPSNLIDAASRLRARPLLTSTNVRSGTFDLWHQSAREMPIVGRHQNNHKGQGSIESTQIILTASDERLPLLPVEGVSLLDCFQNLPGMYDFLLTSRLQPQMLRGVPSSESDADSDEHTCSIVIQPTAQPAEFFGNIEMCAWFVDRVNLKQFPGGGVFTVKMSDMDRQQDLSKLHIKVPPGSCWTTGETRFWPNTRPLNEFGYLYVALFIVGNYARYFPDMWLLDVEQATPLALAIEELLRIASERMVWCAVSELDRCYFVPVA encoded by the coding sequence ATGGTAATCGAGGAATGCCAAGCCGTAGCCAACTATTCAGCAGCAAGCGCCTGGGCTTCGGTACAGCGATTTCACAATGTCGCACATGTAACATCGTCGATAATGAAGCTGCATTCTGTCGACGAAAAACACAAAGAAAACGCGCGTAAACAAGCTCAGCAAATACGATATTGCCTTATGCAAGCGCGCGAGTACTTTGGCGCTTGCGCTTCGGTGAGCTTAGCAACACAGCCAACTCTTCTCTACTATTCAATAATGAGCTTGGCCTTAGCAGAGATACTTCTCAAGCATACCGGCGCGTCCAGCTTGGATAAGGCTCGAGAAAACAATCGACACCACGGCCTAGTATTCGAAAATCAAGCCGGCCGCAGACCGTCCAATCTGATTGATGCAGCATCCCGCCTTAGGGCGCGTCCATTGCTAACTTCGACAAATGTTCGTTCTGGAACATTTGACCTTTGGCACCAATCAGCCCGGGAAATGCCTATTGTGGGGAGGCATCAGAATAACCACAAAGGTCAAGGTTCAATCGAGAGCACGCAGATCATCCTGACGGCTTCTGATGAACGATTGCCGCTCCTGCCAGTCGAAGGAGTAAGCTTGCTCGACTGTTTCCAGAATTTGCCTGGAATGTACGACTTCTTGCTGACGTCGCGATTGCAGCCCCAAATGTTGCGGGGTGTTCCTTCCAGCGAATCAGACGCTGATTCAGACGAACACACGTGCTCTATTGTAATCCAGCCAACTGCCCAGCCAGCGGAGTTTTTCGGCAACATTGAAATGTGTGCGTGGTTTGTCGACAGAGTCAATCTGAAGCAATTCCCGGGTGGAGGCGTTTTTACTGTCAAAATGTCCGATATGGACCGGCAGCAAGATCTTTCGAAACTTCACATCAAGGTCCCTCCTGGAAGTTGTTGGACTACAGGAGAAACTCGCTTTTGGCCTAATACGCGTCCTCTAAATGAGTTTGGCTACTTGTATGTAGCACTTTTCATTGTTGGGAACTATGCACGCTATTTTCCAGACATGTGGCTTCTGGACGTCGAACAAGCAACGCCTTTGGCGCTGGCAATCGAAGAGCTCTTGCGGATTGCTTCCGAGCGCATGGTTTGGTGCGCCGTTAGCGAGCTTGATCGATGTTACTTTGTGCCCGTAGCATAA
- a CDS encoding hypothetical protein (product_source=Hypo-rule applied; cath_funfam=3.30.70.980; cleavage_site_network=SignalP-noTM; pfam=PF07485; superfamily=50615) produces the protein MKMLATLLAAIAAFTMAAHAEEPDWAQVDDALGRTAAVSQDAHRYGFPRTDLKVTLDGVTIKPALALGGWVAFKPMGNKDAMLMGDLVLTETEINPVMAKLLADGVQITAVHNHLLRATPATFYMHVGGQGDPVKIAVALREALVLTKTPGVVAPATTGAATAVGLDTAALDNAIGAKGKATGGVYQFSVPRADVISQDGMAVPPALGTAHAINFQPTGDGKAAISGDFIALSDEVVPLITALRNNDIEVTAIHNHMLDEEPRTFFIHFWANDDAQKLAHGIRTALKATKVDLKQ, from the coding sequence ATGAAGATGCTCGCAACACTTCTGGCGGCGATTGCCGCGTTCACAATGGCAGCCCACGCCGAAGAGCCCGACTGGGCACAGGTGGATGATGCGCTTGGCCGCACGGCAGCCGTCTCGCAAGATGCCCACCGTTACGGCTTCCCGCGCACGGACCTCAAAGTGACGCTCGACGGTGTCACCATCAAGCCTGCGCTCGCGCTCGGCGGCTGGGTCGCGTTCAAGCCGATGGGCAACAAGGATGCGATGCTGATGGGCGATCTGGTGCTCACGGAAACCGAGATCAATCCAGTGATGGCCAAGCTGCTCGCGGACGGAGTGCAAATCACGGCAGTTCACAACCACCTGCTGCGGGCGACGCCCGCTACCTTCTACATGCATGTGGGCGGCCAGGGCGATCCGGTGAAGATAGCGGTGGCGCTGCGCGAAGCGCTGGTGCTCACCAAGACCCCGGGCGTGGTGGCGCCCGCCACCACCGGTGCGGCCACTGCGGTTGGTCTCGATACCGCAGCGCTTGACAATGCGATCGGCGCTAAGGGCAAAGCCACCGGCGGCGTCTACCAGTTCAGCGTGCCGCGCGCGGATGTCATCTCGCAGGACGGCATGGCCGTGCCGCCTGCCCTCGGCACTGCGCATGCGATCAACTTTCAGCCCACGGGAGACGGCAAAGCGGCCATTAGTGGCGACTTCATCGCACTGTCGGACGAAGTGGTGCCGCTGATCACGGCACTGCGCAACAACGACATCGAGGTGACGGCGATTCACAATCACATGCTGGACGAAGAGCCGCGCACCTTCTTCATCCACTTTTGGGCAAATGATGACGCGCAGAAGCTGGCGCACGGCATCCGCACCGCGCTGAAAGCCACCAAGGTCGATCTCAAACAGTAA
- a CDS encoding CubicO group peptidase (beta-lactamase class C family) (product_source=COG1680; cath_funfam=3.40.710.10; cog=COG1680; pfam=PF00144; superfamily=56601) yields MNVHSTPNAAAATPALPSASPESIGLSLPRLKKMSEAFQREIDKGTIPGVVTLVARRGQIGWFEAQGMQGPEGSAPMSRDSIFRIYSMTKPLVSIGIMMLVEDGHLLLNDPLSKFIPDFANVRVGIERNGTLEYALPVRPITIQDLLRHTSGLSYEITGQGMVQRMYAKSDLRKRDITNEEHARLVARMPLMAQPGTEWNYSRSTDILGRVIEVIAGQTLGEFLSERILKPLQMNETGFSTAEANKGRIAQPFPTDPWTGDKVMLLNPLEVPKMESGGGGLISTTMDYARFCQMLLNGGTLDGNRLIGHKTLTFMASNHLAPNVKVETHLVPPGHGFGLGFAVRTHDGMAPFAGSVGQYFWSGMAGTFFWIDPKEDLFAIFMSQGPGQREHFRTLVRSLVYAAVE; encoded by the coding sequence ATGAACGTTCACTCAACGCCCAACGCCGCCGCTGCGACGCCGGCCCTGCCCTCCGCAAGCCCTGAATCCATCGGCCTGTCGCTGCCGCGCCTGAAGAAGATGAGCGAGGCGTTCCAGCGCGAGATCGACAAGGGCACCATTCCCGGCGTGGTGACGCTGGTGGCGCGGCGCGGCCAGATCGGCTGGTTCGAGGCGCAGGGCATGCAGGGCCCGGAAGGCAGCGCGCCGATGTCGCGCGACAGCATCTTCCGCATCTATTCGATGACCAAGCCGCTGGTCTCCATCGGCATCATGATGCTGGTGGAAGACGGCCATTTGCTGCTGAACGATCCGCTGTCGAAGTTCATTCCGGACTTTGCCAATGTGCGGGTCGGCATCGAGCGCAACGGCACGCTGGAATATGCGCTGCCCGTACGCCCCATCACCATTCAGGACCTGCTGCGCCACACCTCCGGCCTCTCTTACGAGATCACAGGCCAGGGCATGGTGCAGCGGATGTATGCGAAATCGGATCTGCGCAAGCGCGACATCACCAATGAGGAGCACGCGCGCCTCGTCGCCCGGATGCCGCTGATGGCGCAGCCCGGCACGGAATGGAATTACAGCCGCTCCACCGACATTCTCGGCCGGGTCATCGAGGTGATCGCGGGGCAGACGCTCGGCGAATTCTTGAGCGAGCGCATCCTTAAACCCCTGCAGATGAACGAGACGGGCTTCTCTACCGCAGAGGCCAACAAAGGCCGCATCGCGCAGCCCTTCCCCACAGATCCATGGACCGGCGACAAGGTGATGCTGCTCAATCCGCTCGAAGTGCCGAAGATGGAATCCGGCGGCGGCGGCCTCATCTCCACCACGATGGATTATGCGCGCTTCTGCCAGATGCTGCTGAACGGCGGCACGCTCGACGGCAACCGCCTCATCGGCCACAAGACTCTCACCTTCATGGCATCGAACCACCTTGCGCCAAACGTGAAGGTGGAAACGCACCTCGTGCCGCCCGGCCACGGCTTCGGCCTCGGCTTCGCCGTGCGCACCCATGATGGCATGGCGCCATTCGCCGGCTCCGTCGGACAATATTTCTGGAGCGGCATGGCGGGCACGTTCTTCTGGATCGACCCGAAGGAAGACCTGTTCGCGATCTTCATGTCGCAAGGTCCCGGCCAGCGCGAACACTTCCGCACACTGGTGCGGAGCCTGGTGTATGCGGCAGTGGAGTGA
- a CDS encoding hypothetical protein (product_source=Hypo-rule applied) yields the protein MSGLTDNARSVLVIVDPAFGEKLLSIPAGRPVWITMSPENEPFVRAIWNTRETSNHLTGITGFNFSANASPEITFLDELDTIDLHHGPYSSSSSYTEIAAIGVRLTADIRAALAEHGFTDFTETEDGFTAKRSSGEAAQLRE from the coding sequence ATGAGTGGTCTCACAGACAATGCAAGGTCCGTTCTCGTGATCGTGGACCCGGCGTTCGGCGAAAAGCTGTTGTCCATTCCAGCCGGACGGCCGGTTTGGATTACAATGAGCCCGGAGAACGAACCATTCGTCCGTGCAATCTGGAACACCAGAGAGACGTCAAACCATCTCACCGGGATTACCGGCTTTAACTTCAGTGCAAATGCCTCGCCGGAGATCACATTCCTCGACGAACTCGATACAATTGATCTCCACCATGGCCCATACTCCTCTTCCTCTTCGTACACCGAGATTGCAGCAATAGGCGTACGCCTGACCGCGGACATCCGCGCCGCGCTAGCAGAGCATGGGTTTACGGATTTTACAGAGACCGAGGATGGCTTTACGGCGAAACGTTCGAGTGGAGAAGCGGCGCAGCTGAGGGAATGA
- a CDS encoding hypothetical protein (product_source=Hypo-rule applied; pfam=PF14234; superfamily=56281), with translation MTAPAYQLYEPLGQLKPVADDVWIVDGPEIRFRYYLLRIPFPTRMTVVRLPAGAMWIHSPVPLTDELARAITRIGPVSHLVAPNTIHYWWVGEWKRRFPDAQVWAVSRLDPGAKERMPPHTVLNSEPPREWNGVINQVIVEGTRLMEADFFHRPSRTLVITDMIENFETSRVHSRFYRWLFRLGGVIDPDGMTPSDLRSGFAKQRNQLRDAVKQMIAWQPERLIIAHGRWYPCNAVAELQRAFRWVL, from the coding sequence ATGACAGCACCCGCCTATCAACTCTACGAACCGCTGGGGCAACTGAAACCCGTCGCCGATGATGTCTGGATCGTGGACGGACCGGAGATCCGCTTTCGTTATTACCTCTTACGGATTCCGTTTCCGACACGCATGACCGTCGTCCGCTTGCCGGCGGGCGCAATGTGGATTCACTCGCCCGTTCCGCTGACGGATGAGCTTGCGCGCGCAATCACGCGCATCGGCCCGGTGAGCCATCTCGTGGCGCCCAATACGATTCATTACTGGTGGGTGGGCGAATGGAAACGTCGTTTTCCGGACGCGCAGGTGTGGGCCGTGTCGCGGCTCGATCCCGGCGCAAAGGAGCGCATGCCGCCGCATACGGTGCTGAACAGCGAACCGCCACGGGAATGGAATGGAGTTATCAATCAGGTGATTGTTGAAGGCACGCGCCTCATGGAAGCGGATTTCTTCCACCGGCCCTCGCGCACGCTCGTGATCACCGACATGATCGAGAATTTCGAGACAAGCCGCGTGCACTCGCGCTTCTACAGATGGCTGTTTCGTCTCGGTGGTGTAATTGATCCCGACGGCATGACTCCGTCCGACCTGCGATCAGGCTTCGCAAAACAGCGCAATCAGCTTCGCGACGCGGTGAAGCAGATGATCGCGTGGCAGCCGGAGCGACTCATCATAGCTCACGGCCGCTGGTATCCCTGCAATGCGGTCGCGGAATTGCAGCGCGCGTTTCGCTGGGTACTGTAG
- a CDS encoding hypothetical protein (product_source=Hypo-rule applied; pfam=PF11964; superfamily=52091), whose translation MINFELLRDQGILILSPAGPLEKADFEELAREIDPFIAANGKLNGLMIVAKAFPGWDSFGALVSHLKFVRNHHQKVARVAAVTDSEVLKIMPRIAQHFVAAEIRQFPFDQTTEALSWLEAGSATA comes from the coding sequence ATGATCAATTTTGAATTACTGCGAGACCAAGGCATCCTCATTCTGTCACCGGCCGGACCGCTCGAAAAGGCTGATTTTGAAGAGCTTGCGCGGGAGATCGATCCGTTCATCGCAGCGAATGGCAAGCTGAACGGCCTGATGATCGTCGCGAAAGCCTTTCCCGGTTGGGACAGCTTCGGGGCGCTGGTGTCGCATCTCAAATTCGTGAGGAACCATCACCAGAAGGTGGCGCGCGTGGCTGCCGTCACCGACAGTGAAGTCCTCAAGATCATGCCGCGTATTGCCCAGCACTTTGTTGCGGCAGAGATCCGGCAGTTTCCCTTCGATCAAACGACTGAAGCGCTGTCTTGGCTGGAAGCCGGCTCGGCTACCGCGTGA
- a CDS encoding hypothetical protein (product_source=Hypo-rule applied), protein MTFDLNRLPFGTTLARQIARQHLTRFNNVYWVAERSSRYLRSAHPHLHFPPPAPGVHGIFTAPQWEKAAEEHHAWVRQHVLVSAASLLEVYIRSASVSAVTARPELIDKTYIGIDGFSFVKSKTMPKSLRDLIEAVTGGFIFGPWTDRFRRLARVFGAIPQPLLDLTLTLQSIQTKRNKIAHEFGNDGKGRQAPWDAFAIIQVGPKEIQEAITAVSNAIALFDMRLFGPSIGGHEILQQYHIWKGKQKNYHKLYVSGGLANEFRTYLGEQYGSTPGSDYIRGMIAYYNGI, encoded by the coding sequence ATGACATTTGATTTGAACCGATTGCCGTTCGGTACGACCTTGGCTCGTCAAATAGCCCGGCAACACCTCACGCGGTTTAATAATGTTTATTGGGTCGCCGAACGATCAAGCCGATATTTGCGGTCGGCGCATCCCCACCTTCATTTTCCACCGCCTGCACCGGGCGTGCATGGAATATTTACTGCGCCGCAATGGGAAAAGGCTGCTGAGGAGCACCACGCGTGGGTTCGTCAGCATGTGCTCGTCTCTGCCGCATCACTTTTGGAAGTTTATATTCGATCCGCATCGGTATCTGCGGTCACAGCGCGGCCAGAGTTGATCGATAAGACATATATTGGGATTGATGGGTTTTCGTTCGTAAAATCCAAGACAATGCCAAAATCGCTTAGAGATCTCATCGAGGCCGTAACTGGCGGATTCATTTTTGGCCCCTGGACAGACCGCTTTCGAAGACTTGCCCGCGTCTTCGGGGCAATACCTCAGCCTCTTTTGGATTTAACGCTAACGCTGCAATCTATTCAAACGAAGCGAAACAAAATCGCTCATGAATTTGGCAATGATGGAAAAGGAAGGCAAGCCCCCTGGGATGCTTTTGCAATTATTCAGGTCGGCCCAAAGGAAATACAGGAAGCGATTACTGCAGTTTCAAACGCAATAGCGCTATTCGACATGAGATTGTTCGGCCCTAGCATTGGCGGCCACGAGATACTTCAGCAATATCATATTTGGAAAGGAAAACAGAAGAACTACCACAAACTGTATGTATCTGGTGGATTGGCTAACGAGTTTCGCACATATCTTGGCGAGCAGTACGGTAGCACGCCGGGCTCTGATTATATCCGGGGTATGATTGCTTACTACAATGGGATCTGA
- a CDS encoding protein-S-isoprenylcysteine O-methyltransferase Ste14 (product_source=COG2020; cog=COG2020; pfam=PF04140; transmembrane_helix_parts=Outside_1_4,TMhelix_5_27,Inside_28_33,TMhelix_34_53,Outside_54_67,TMhelix_68_87,Inside_88_99,TMhelix_100_122,Outside_123_155,TMhelix_156_178,Inside_179_218) produces MTWKLALASLLSTVAFVGLAVLGAGGWNHFVSKPPLVALLLVTVAFVIAALFTQGNLESGVKEDRGNRWVLVAFGILGALAAWLPAYTDRMNIATIGGDTVRWIGVAIFAVGGVLRLWPVFTLGNRFSGLVAIQPGHQLVTTGPYAYLRHPSYLGALLFLLGWALAFRSLAGVLLAVLTAVPLIARIRAEEAMLLQEFGAEYETYRARTPWRLVPGVY; encoded by the coding sequence GTGACCTGGAAACTGGCTCTGGCCTCGCTGCTGTCGACGGTAGCCTTTGTGGGATTGGCCGTGCTCGGCGCGGGCGGGTGGAACCACTTCGTCTCCAAGCCGCCGCTGGTCGCTCTGCTGCTCGTCACTGTGGCGTTCGTCATCGCGGCGCTGTTCACGCAAGGCAATCTGGAATCCGGCGTGAAGGAAGATCGCGGCAACCGCTGGGTGCTCGTCGCCTTCGGCATCCTCGGCGCGCTCGCCGCGTGGCTGCCGGCCTATACGGACCGGATGAACATTGCCACCATCGGCGGCGACACTGTGCGCTGGATTGGCGTTGCGATCTTTGCGGTGGGCGGCGTGCTGCGCCTTTGGCCGGTGTTTACGCTGGGCAATCGCTTTAGCGGACTGGTGGCGATCCAGCCCGGCCATCAACTGGTGACGACCGGGCCTTATGCTTATCTGCGCCACCCGAGTTATCTCGGCGCCCTGCTGTTTCTGCTCGGCTGGGCGCTCGCGTTTCGCTCGCTCGCGGGCGTGCTGCTTGCCGTGCTCACCGCCGTGCCGCTGATCGCGCGCATCCGCGCGGAGGAGGCGATGCTGCTGCAGGAGTTCGGCGCGGAGTATGAAACCTATCGCGCGCGCACGCCGTGGCGGCTGGTGCCGGGGGTCTATTGA
- a CDS encoding acyl-coenzyme A thioesterase PaaI-like protein (product_source=COG2050; cath_funfam=3.10.129.10; cog=COG2050; pfam=PF03061; superfamily=54637), translating to MSDARAEKLKKDGWTLFEDDGFLSLVGPLWHRKNGALHEYAIDAQPKHKNRRGYVQGGLLMTLADRSLGMAAREGSGASAVVTIQMDTHFIDAAKIGELLISTPHMVRSTRTLVFLNTELTANGRCVAMASGVFKIMKGEG from the coding sequence ATGAGCGACGCGCGTGCCGAGAAACTGAAAAAAGACGGATGGACCCTCTTCGAGGATGACGGTTTCCTTAGCCTTGTGGGGCCGCTCTGGCATCGCAAGAACGGCGCGCTGCATGAGTACGCCATCGATGCCCAGCCCAAGCATAAGAACCGGCGCGGCTATGTGCAGGGCGGCCTGTTGATGACATTGGCGGACCGCTCGCTCGGCATGGCGGCGCGCGAGGGCAGCGGCGCCAGCGCGGTGGTGACGATCCAGATGGACACGCATTTCATCGATGCTGCGAAGATCGGTGAGCTGCTGATTTCCACGCCGCACATGGTGCGCTCGACGCGCACGCTGGTCTTCCTCAACACCGAGCTCACCGCCAACGGCCGCTGCGTCGCCATGGCCAGCGGCGTGTTCAAGATCATGAAGGGGGAGGGGTAA
- a CDS encoding hypothetical protein (product_source=Hypo-rule applied; transmembrane_helix_parts=Inside_1_6,TMhelix_7_29,Outside_30_79) — MSKLVQFLILYALIAAACCVFEGPVGVFYPIAFFAMHYFAEGVATSSIQRPFNRSRLIQTRSVTPAAPCFEIAILHLHA, encoded by the coding sequence ATGTCGAAGCTGGTCCAATTCCTAATCTTGTATGCGCTGATCGCGGCGGCCTGCTGCGTTTTCGAGGGGCCGGTTGGCGTGTTCTACCCAATCGCATTCTTTGCGATGCATTACTTCGCGGAAGGCGTCGCAACCTCCTCGATCCAAAGACCTTTCAACAGAAGCCGCCTGATTCAGACTAGGTCGGTCACTCCCGCTGCGCCGTGCTTCGAGATTGCGATACTCCACTTGCACGCATAA
- a CDS encoding hypothetical protein (product_source=Hypo-rule applied; pfam=PF14237; superfamily=55277; transmembrane_helix_parts=Inside_1_84,TMhelix_85_102,Outside_103_227) — MTDQWFYDFGGETRGPVPMDDLIKYLTGRADWRSVHIWREGFTDWQTAGDVAEVAQMISRPPPPPKAQPIEKPEPKKKFSGTKKVLAGLAVVIAMIVGHTIGRPIGREVANTFTRPNAEATAEIVGKGFAEAVRQTNATLPKKIDDLTTMIDVNSNGMRMSYRYSINTKDITTERFTEAMRKVVVPKVCANDKMKKTLDYGATYEYSYVDIDSKPLGNLVVSIEDCS; from the coding sequence ATGACCGATCAATGGTTTTATGACTTCGGAGGCGAAACCCGAGGCCCCGTCCCGATGGACGACCTTATCAAGTATCTGACAGGAAGGGCCGACTGGAGGTCCGTGCATATTTGGCGAGAGGGCTTTACAGACTGGCAAACCGCCGGTGATGTTGCCGAGGTCGCGCAGATGATTTCCAGGCCGCCTCCTCCGCCCAAAGCGCAACCAATCGAAAAGCCTGAGCCCAAGAAGAAATTCTCTGGAACTAAAAAAGTGTTGGCTGGTTTAGCAGTCGTCATTGCAATGATCGTTGGCCACACCATCGGACGCCCGATCGGGAGAGAAGTCGCAAACACGTTCACGCGTCCAAACGCCGAAGCTACAGCTGAAATTGTGGGGAAGGGGTTTGCCGAAGCCGTTCGCCAAACTAATGCTACGCTGCCCAAGAAAATCGATGACCTGACAACAATGATAGACGTCAACAGCAACGGCATGCGCATGAGTTATCGATACAGTATTAACACCAAGGACATCACCACGGAGAGATTCACCGAGGCGATGCGCAAAGTCGTCGTTCCGAAAGTCTGCGCGAACGACAAAATGAAAAAGACATTGGATTATGGAGCCACTTACGAATATTCCTACGTCGACATCGACTCCAAGCCACTTGGAAATCTCGTCGTCTCGATCGAGGACTGCTCTTGA